A single genomic interval of Aureliella helgolandensis harbors:
- a CDS encoding IS1182 family transposase, whose protein sequence is MNTQKPSQLARVSRPHRIQVEMHMLSLEDMLPRDHRARIVWSFVKTLDLEPLYEKIVVTKSTVGRNSIAPEILVSLWLLATLDGIGTARELGRRCETDIAYLWTLGNVTVNYHTLSDFRVENGAFLEKTLVDTVASLVAQGLVPLETIAQDGMRVRASAGSSSFRRKPTLESLQQQAQAHVDRLKKESENECDRSDGDARRQAAVERASRERQERLDEALRQFEELSKQRESRRKGDGEKTRVSTTDPDARNMKMANGGFDPAFNVQFATDADSRVIVAVDVINPGTDSGQMAPMHEKVCSTYDKTPKAQLVDSAYATKGDVKTVESKGTEVVSTIPRGSVLESKGKDPHAQQPGESDEYTAFRARMAKEEYKELYKTRPSVAEFPNADCRNRNLRQFKVRGLVKVKAVALWHAVAFNFTRMVNLGALAI, encoded by the coding sequence ATGAATACTCAAAAACCATCGCAGCTTGCTCGTGTTTCCCGCCCCCATCGTATTCAAGTGGAAATGCACATGCTTTCACTTGAAGATATGCTTCCGCGCGACCATCGTGCTCGCATTGTCTGGTCGTTTGTCAAAACGTTGGACCTAGAACCTCTGTATGAAAAGATCGTTGTCACCAAGAGCACCGTTGGTCGCAATAGTATTGCGCCGGAGATACTGGTTTCACTGTGGCTTCTGGCAACCTTGGATGGCATCGGCACAGCCCGAGAACTTGGTCGCCGATGCGAGACGGACATAGCCTATTTATGGACGCTCGGAAATGTCACGGTCAATTATCACACGTTGAGCGACTTTCGAGTGGAGAACGGAGCATTCTTGGAGAAGACGCTCGTTGACACGGTTGCCTCGTTGGTCGCCCAAGGTCTGGTGCCCCTGGAGACCATTGCCCAAGACGGAATGCGCGTTCGGGCTAGTGCAGGCAGTAGTTCGTTTCGCCGCAAGCCGACGCTTGAGTCATTGCAGCAGCAGGCTCAGGCTCACGTAGATAGATTGAAGAAAGAATCCGAGAACGAATGCGATCGTTCCGATGGAGACGCACGTCGCCAAGCGGCAGTCGAACGAGCATCGCGTGAGCGTCAAGAGCGATTAGATGAGGCTTTGCGACAGTTTGAGGAGCTTAGTAAGCAGCGCGAGTCTCGGAGAAAAGGTGACGGCGAAAAGACTCGCGTGAGCACTACGGACCCTGACGCCCGTAATATGAAGATGGCCAATGGTGGCTTCGATCCGGCCTTCAACGTCCAGTTCGCAACCGATGCTGACTCGCGAGTAATAGTCGCTGTCGATGTTATCAACCCGGGAACTGACAGTGGCCAAATGGCACCAATGCACGAGAAAGTGTGCTCAACTTACGACAAGACACCAAAGGCGCAATTGGTCGATTCCGCTTACGCAACCAAGGGCGATGTTAAGACCGTGGAGTCTAAAGGGACCGAAGTCGTCTCCACGATCCCCCGTGGATCGGTATTGGAAAGCAAAGGCAAAGATCCTCACGCGCAGCAACCTGGCGAAAGCGACGAATACACAGCGTTTCGCGCGAGAATGGCCAAAGAGGAATACAAAGAGCTTTACAAGACGCGCCCGTCGGTTGCCGAGTTTCCCAATGCGGACTGCCGCAATCGGAACCTTCGGCAATTCAAAGTTCGAGGACTGGTGAAGGTCAAAGCGGTAGCGTTATGGCATGCCGTGGCCTTTAACTTCACACGCATGGTAAACCTGGGGGCCTTGGCAATCTAA
- the ltrA gene encoding group II intron reverse transcriptase/maturase, whose amino-acid sequence MAKKQKVHSLTGRIDDRMMREAFKAVKRNRGAAGIDKVSIAMFEENLDDNLAALMKDLKTRGTFVSKPLRRKWIAKDASQTKFRPLGIPAVRDRIAQEVVRRLLEPIFEPLFHDSSFGFRPKRGCHQAIRKVLEHHQAGYNIVLDADISGFFDNIPHKLIVQAVAAEVADGNILDLIERFLAAGVMENGVFSPTTIGTPQGGVISPLLANIVLNKLDWQLEQAGYRFVRYADDFVVTCQNKAEATAALTLVQSIMTELGLSLSPEKTKITSYGKGYDFLGFRLSRLSRTMRTKSVEKFKTKVQEITRRHHNLNGTAIEKLNQVIRGTANYFATEFSTCVFLFQQLDKWIRMRVRCMKFKRKSVNDNYRMKKRVFLKRLGLLELLSFTATTMGRS is encoded by the coding sequence ATGGCCAAAAAGCAGAAAGTTCACTCGCTCACCGGACGCATTGACGACCGAATGATGCGGGAGGCATTCAAAGCTGTCAAGCGGAACCGTGGAGCTGCTGGCATCGACAAGGTTAGCATTGCCATGTTCGAGGAAAACCTCGATGACAATCTAGCCGCTCTGATGAAAGACTTAAAGACGAGAGGTACCTTCGTCTCTAAGCCCCTGCGTCGGAAGTGGATCGCCAAAGATGCTTCACAAACAAAGTTTCGTCCGCTTGGTATTCCGGCTGTCCGGGATCGGATCGCACAAGAGGTCGTTCGGCGACTTCTCGAACCGATCTTCGAGCCACTGTTTCACGATAGCTCCTTCGGGTTTCGTCCAAAGCGAGGATGCCACCAAGCAATCCGGAAAGTGTTGGAACATCATCAAGCAGGATACAACATCGTTCTCGATGCTGACATCTCCGGCTTCTTCGATAACATCCCGCACAAACTGATTGTTCAGGCAGTCGCAGCGGAGGTAGCCGACGGCAATATCCTTGACTTAATCGAACGATTTCTCGCAGCCGGTGTCATGGAGAATGGAGTCTTCAGCCCCACCACGATCGGCACCCCACAAGGCGGTGTCATCAGCCCGCTGCTGGCAAATATTGTGCTTAACAAGCTCGATTGGCAACTCGAACAAGCCGGATACCGCTTCGTGCGATATGCGGACGACTTCGTGGTTACCTGCCAGAACAAGGCTGAGGCTACAGCAGCACTGACGCTGGTTCAATCCATAATGACAGAACTTGGGCTCTCATTGAGTCCTGAGAAAACGAAGATCACAAGCTACGGGAAAGGTTATGACTTCCTGGGGTTTCGACTCTCTCGGCTGTCGCGAACGATGCGAACCAAGTCAGTGGAGAAATTCAAGACCAAGGTCCAGGAGATAACCCGACGCCACCATAACCTGAACGGTACCGCGATCGAGAAACTGAACCAAGTCATTCGAGGAACGGCGAACTACTTCGCCACGGAATTCTCAACATGTGTCTTTCTGTTTCAGCAGCTAGACAAGTGGATTCGAATGCGAGTCCGCTGCATGAAATTCAAACGGAAAAGTGTTAACGACAACTACCGAATGAAGAAACGAGTTTTTCTAAAACGGCTTGGGCTCCTGGAACTGCTTAGCTTTACTGCAACAACCATGGGACGCTCATGA
- the rdgB gene encoding RdgB/HAM1 family non-canonical purine NTP pyrophosphatase codes for MSTSPQPTALPIKTLILGTSNAKKCVELRRLLQPLGLQLQSLAEVDDPLEVEETGATFIENARLKASEQAQHLGQWTIGEDSGLCVPYLDGAPGIFSARYSDPGATDIRNNEKLLAELSGAAGPQRRAYYICTIALASPDGRIHLEAEGKCRGRIIEAYRGSGGFGYDPLFEIPEYHQTFAELGGSVKAVLSHRARALEHFTLGLRQLIT; via the coding sequence ATGAGTACTAGCCCCCAGCCGACCGCTTTGCCGATCAAGACCCTCATTCTAGGAACTTCCAACGCCAAAAAGTGCGTGGAGTTGCGTCGTTTGCTGCAGCCTCTGGGGCTGCAGCTCCAATCGCTCGCCGAAGTCGACGATCCACTGGAAGTCGAAGAAACCGGTGCGACGTTCATCGAGAATGCTCGACTCAAAGCTTCCGAGCAGGCGCAACACCTGGGGCAATGGACGATTGGAGAAGACAGCGGACTGTGTGTCCCCTACCTTGATGGGGCACCGGGTATTTTTTCCGCGCGATATTCCGATCCGGGCGCCACCGATATTCGCAACAACGAAAAGCTGCTTGCCGAATTATCAGGGGCCGCTGGTCCACAGCGCCGCGCCTACTACATCTGCACCATCGCCTTAGCCTCTCCCGACGGCCGCATTCACCTGGAAGCCGAAGGGAAATGTCGTGGACGGATCATCGAAGCCTACCGAGGCTCGGGTGGTTTCGGCTACGACCCTCTTTTTGAAATCCCAGAGTATCACCAAACATTCGCGGAACTCGGAGGTTCGGTGAAAGCCGTCCTCAGCCATCGCGCCCGAGCCCTCGAACACTTCACCCTGGGGCTTCGACAACTCATTACCTAA
- a CDS encoding site-specific integrase, producing the protein MKPTLAQKQRVSSCCTLPLLFALIAIARFGCLRMPSELLQLQWNHIDWENGRLTIHSPKTETTKPVRVIPLFPEFRPALEVLFADAPAGSQYVFDRYRSTAAKVYRAAMLRILTAAGIEPWPKLWMNLRASCRTDQLERFPDHVVNYWLGHTGTVGAKHCDRVHDGHYTEACGVACGVADSPLTAPSRPPEESKH; encoded by the coding sequence GTGAAGCCTACGTTAGCCCAGAAACAACGCGTAAGCTCCTGTTGCACGCTGCCCCTATTATTCGCCTTGATCGCAATTGCTCGTTTTGGCTGCCTCCGCATGCCCTCTGAGCTCTTGCAGCTGCAGTGGAACCACATCGATTGGGAAAACGGCCGCTTAACCATTCATTCTCCCAAAACCGAAACGACTAAACCGGTGCGGGTGATCCCACTATTCCCCGAATTCCGTCCCGCGCTCGAGGTATTGTTTGCCGATGCCCCGGCCGGCTCTCAATACGTGTTCGATCGTTACCGATCCACGGCCGCAAAGGTCTACCGGGCTGCCATGCTACGGATCTTGACCGCTGCAGGGATAGAACCCTGGCCCAAACTGTGGATGAACTTGCGGGCCAGCTGCCGAACCGACCAATTGGAGCGTTTCCCCGATCACGTGGTGAACTATTGGCTAGGTCACACCGGCACTGTGGGTGCCAAGCACTGTGATCGAGTGCATGACGGGCACTACACAGAGGCTTGCGGGGTCGCCTGCGGGGTCGCAGACTCGCCTTTGACCGCTCCCAGCCGCCCGCCCGAAGAGTCAAAACATTAA
- a CDS encoding SIR2 family protein, which produces MDTKPKHTYILGAGFSMPLGGPSFEQLLSPDFENALKWVDGLPSEEVYFDVFQNIGERRENAQAISKKRFNVEELLEKLDDCEHCPWSDTFQDSILDAILSPDIAALVSNGTQSFIRARKLDLFRQINMAVRARLALETSYFVHQIPKSSERWVPYVEWFKQLTSNDTIISFNYDPVVELAAEFSERPYIEEELIGNLDCYLSPNSNMPKLLKLHGSSNWMDVENSEHVKIQLPRNCGHLDEISYETSLDVIRVVGGPGSTKRTLASGKLKAVWDAARIAIENCNILSIVGYSMPATDNFARDFILESLLTADRDNDLWLVDVVLGPGASSPAGQRAREILRQLLAYGRVQSSRVESFQRVRLLSQYAQDYLPWTRPTTAEKSRQLILATI; this is translated from the coding sequence ATGGATACTAAGCCCAAACACACATATATCCTTGGGGCCGGTTTCAGCATGCCGCTGGGTGGGCCTAGCTTTGAGCAACTGCTCTCACCGGACTTCGAAAACGCTCTGAAATGGGTGGACGGCCTACCTTCTGAAGAAGTGTATTTCGATGTATTCCAAAACATAGGTGAACGGCGTGAAAATGCTCAAGCTATTTCAAAGAAGCGGTTCAATGTCGAAGAGCTCCTAGAAAAACTGGATGACTGTGAGCACTGCCCATGGTCGGATACCTTTCAAGACTCGATTCTAGACGCCATCCTTTCGCCTGATATTGCAGCCCTCGTCTCAAATGGAACACAGTCGTTCATACGCGCTCGGAAGTTGGACCTTTTCCGCCAAATCAATATGGCTGTGCGAGCCAGACTGGCCCTCGAAACATCATATTTTGTTCACCAAATCCCTAAAAGCTCTGAGAGGTGGGTGCCGTACGTCGAATGGTTCAAACAACTCACCTCTAATGACACAATCATTTCCTTCAACTACGATCCTGTAGTCGAGCTTGCTGCAGAATTCTCTGAGCGGCCATATATCGAGGAGGAGTTGATCGGGAACCTTGATTGCTACCTATCGCCAAATTCGAATATGCCTAAGCTCCTCAAGCTGCATGGCAGTTCCAACTGGATGGATGTCGAAAATTCTGAACACGTCAAAATTCAATTGCCTCGAAACTGTGGGCACCTTGACGAGATAAGCTATGAGACGTCATTGGATGTTATACGAGTTGTCGGTGGGCCAGGATCCACAAAGCGGACCCTTGCATCAGGGAAACTTAAGGCTGTCTGGGACGCCGCCCGAATTGCTATTGAGAACTGCAACATCCTTTCGATAGTTGGCTATAGCATGCCTGCAACAGACAATTTTGCTCGCGACTTCATACTCGAATCGTTGCTGACTGCGGACAGGGATAATGACCTTTGGCTGGTTGATGTCGTTTTAGGACCGGGGGCGAGTTCTCCCGCGGGACAACGAGCCCGAGAAATACTGCGGCAGTTACTCGCATACGGGCGTGTGCAATCGAGTAGAGTTGAGTCCTTCCAACGAGTCCGCTTGCTTAGCCAATACGCACAAGACTATCTACCTTGGACTCGACCAACTACTGCAGAAAAGTCGCGTCAGCTGATTTTGGCGACAATTTAG
- a CDS encoding NrdR family transcriptional regulator, whose translation MQDRQPPEAPAVTGLQCPSCGGNDLPVWYTRKRLNKTLRMRICSGCGRRLITYERID comes from the coding sequence ATGCAAGACAGGCAACCACCTGAGGCACCTGCTGTCACCGGCTTGCAGTGTCCAAGCTGTGGCGGTAACGATCTGCCAGTGTGGTACACTCGAAAGCGATTGAACAAAACTCTACGTATGCGGATCTGTTCGGGATGTGGCCGAAGGCTTATCACTTACGAACGAATTGATTAG
- a CDS encoding helix-turn-helix domain-containing protein — translation MRKLLSTRDVANLTGFSIQKIRQLIRRGQLPAVNTSTGTRERYSIQQRDLDQFLTPKKKRESAHAGV, via the coding sequence ATGCGTAAACTACTCTCAACCCGTGACGTCGCCAATCTCACGGGCTTTTCAATTCAAAAGATTCGCCAGCTGATTAGACGCGGCCAATTGCCTGCAGTGAACACTAGTACTGGCACTCGCGAGAGATATAGCATCCAACAACGCGATCTCGATCAATTTCTAACTCCCAAAAAGAAACGGGAGTCGGCTCATGCCGGCGTCTAG
- a CDS encoding helix-turn-helix domain-containing protein, translated as MPASRRPPPLLVDSITAAATLAISPRKLWELAKRGDIPTVRIDRTVRYSIDDLRAYVDRQRAG; from the coding sequence ATGCCGGCGTCTAGACGACCGCCCCCGCTGCTAGTCGATTCGATTACGGCGGCGGCCACGCTGGCGATAAGCCCCAGAAAACTTTGGGAGCTCGCCAAGCGTGGCGACATACCAACGGTGCGAATCGATCGCACTGTCCGGTATTCAATTGACGATCTCAGAGCCTACGTCGATCGGCAGAGGGCCGGTTGA
- a CDS encoding tyrosine-type recombinase/integrase, translating to MASISELKSGKRRILFVDRDGNRKTVYLGKELHSDAKSICKLVERLVSAQMLGNEPNRDDSAWLGSVDPSIRKKFERVGLVRPQESRPASTQTVHAFLDGYMERHGESRKPGTRAVWRQVIRDLKRELPKDLLLVELTVGHAKAFHLAIKKRLAETTVDKRVRFARQFFTDAVDWEIIPTNPFSKVKTTGGSAISNVHVPKEWISQVVPYCDVTWSTIIALSRFGGLRCPSEVLSLRWADIDWEKGRMAVTEPKVEHHSGRGVRTCPIFSELRPFLEKAWDQAREGEEFVVDHEGYRRAANTADGWKNANLRTQFERILRKSGLTPWKRLFHSMRASRQTELEREFPLHVVCSWLGNSPRIAQKSYLLVTESDFERATETTRATSKTTQNTTQQGSAFPRTDSQMTLENPGESEFPQGFVAFQSGEDRIRTCGSV from the coding sequence ATGGCTAGCATCAGCGAGCTAAAGAGCGGAAAACGCCGCATTCTGTTTGTCGATCGCGATGGAAATCGTAAGACCGTTTACCTTGGCAAAGAATTGCACAGTGACGCCAAGTCGATCTGCAAGCTAGTTGAACGCTTGGTATCAGCCCAAATGCTAGGCAATGAGCCTAACAGAGATGACTCAGCATGGTTGGGCTCTGTCGATCCATCAATTCGCAAGAAATTCGAGCGTGTTGGTTTGGTTCGACCTCAGGAAAGCCGGCCAGCTAGTACGCAAACCGTCCATGCGTTTTTGGATGGCTACATGGAAAGACATGGCGAAAGCCGGAAGCCAGGCACTCGGGCAGTGTGGCGGCAAGTAATCCGGGATCTCAAACGCGAACTTCCGAAAGACTTGCTGCTGGTCGAATTAACAGTGGGACATGCCAAAGCCTTCCACCTTGCAATAAAGAAACGCTTGGCAGAAACAACGGTTGATAAACGCGTTCGGTTTGCACGGCAGTTCTTCACGGATGCAGTCGACTGGGAGATTATCCCGACGAATCCGTTTTCCAAAGTGAAGACCACTGGCGGAAGTGCCATTAGCAACGTACACGTTCCCAAGGAATGGATTTCCCAGGTAGTGCCCTATTGTGACGTAACTTGGTCAACGATTATCGCTCTAAGCCGCTTTGGTGGCCTGCGGTGCCCTTCCGAAGTGCTTTCGCTGCGGTGGGCGGACATCGACTGGGAAAAGGGCCGTATGGCAGTTACTGAACCCAAGGTCGAGCACCACAGCGGTCGTGGAGTCAGAACTTGCCCCATTTTTTCCGAACTTCGGCCGTTCCTCGAAAAGGCTTGGGATCAAGCCAGGGAAGGGGAGGAATTCGTAGTTGACCATGAGGGCTACAGGCGAGCCGCAAATACGGCCGACGGTTGGAAGAACGCCAACCTTCGGACACAGTTTGAGCGAATCCTACGTAAATCCGGCCTAACCCCTTGGAAACGCTTATTCCATTCGATGCGAGCAAGCCGGCAAACCGAGTTGGAACGGGAGTTCCCCCTACACGTGGTTTGCTCTTGGCTTGGGAACTCGCCACGGATTGCCCAAAAGTCCTATTTACTGGTGACGGAAAGCGACTTTGAGCGCGCTACAGAAACGACGCGCGCGACCTCAAAAACAACACAAAACACGACACAGCAAGGTTCCGCATTCCCTCGCACAGACTCGCAAATGACACTAGAAAACCCTGGAGAAAGCGAGTTCCCCCAGGGTTTTGTAGCTTTTCAGAGCGGAGAGGACAGGATTCGAACCTGCGGTTCAGTTTGA
- a CDS encoding S1C family serine protease gives MAEIPVDEDVLAAQALRVEVMQRCAAATVAVFGPDGGGGGSGVLITPDGFALTNYHVSSACGDLMRCGLNDGRVYDAVIVGVDATGDVSLIRLWGREDFPVAPLGDSSTVRVGQWCFAAGNPFVLATNLQPSISMGIISGINRYQYPAGTLLEYADCLQTDAAINPGNSGGPLFNLAGEIIGINGRCSFEKRGRVNVGVGYAISARQLEYFQEMLASGRLVDHATLGATVSTDDVGRVVVSNILSSSDAYRRGLRYGDEILELANREVRTTNRFKNILGTLPKDWRVPLEIRRDSQRRTLLIRLDGVHTDQELAELVSSGLGGKEDPHSQETPSESEQDTQEKKSELPTDDEDSPASKNGQESPLDTNKLAKSMIVPREGFANYYFNAQQQNAIWQRTQTQASVLRSEDADAAQTWQLSGQLAGEPTPIEVELGAAAAKLKIGSRVLATNESDSVADIVGKRNEGGLVVALRALKEYVENGPQLLGDTIYLGKIPVYMGRDTQLKEQPRMEVLQTLWYDAKVRMSFTSQSGLPSLIEVFGDAGQDPVEVYIDQVAPLELTREGEASQLNFPTRLRLQYGTEPLLLMELKSLAITDTPTAPAEALP, from the coding sequence ATGGCTGAGATTCCAGTTGATGAAGACGTCCTGGCCGCTCAGGCACTGCGAGTAGAGGTCATGCAAAGGTGTGCCGCTGCAACGGTGGCGGTATTCGGGCCAGACGGCGGAGGCGGGGGAAGCGGAGTTCTGATCACACCGGACGGATTCGCGTTAACCAACTACCATGTTTCCAGCGCCTGTGGTGATCTCATGCGTTGCGGACTCAATGACGGCCGCGTCTATGACGCAGTGATCGTCGGTGTGGATGCCACCGGAGACGTCTCCCTGATCCGGCTTTGGGGACGAGAGGACTTCCCCGTGGCGCCTCTGGGGGACAGCTCCACCGTCCGTGTCGGCCAGTGGTGCTTTGCAGCGGGGAACCCCTTTGTACTGGCCACCAACTTGCAACCGTCGATCAGTATGGGCATTATTAGTGGTATAAATCGCTATCAATACCCGGCTGGCACCCTCTTGGAATATGCCGATTGCCTCCAAACCGATGCTGCGATCAACCCAGGCAACTCGGGCGGTCCGCTGTTCAATCTGGCGGGAGAAATCATCGGCATCAACGGGCGTTGCTCGTTTGAGAAACGCGGTCGAGTCAACGTCGGGGTAGGGTACGCCATCAGTGCACGCCAGCTCGAATATTTCCAAGAGATGCTAGCCAGTGGAAGACTGGTCGACCATGCAACCCTGGGCGCCACAGTCTCTACCGACGATGTCGGCCGAGTTGTTGTCAGCAATATTCTCAGTAGCAGTGATGCCTATCGCCGCGGCTTGCGGTACGGAGATGAGATTCTTGAGCTGGCGAACCGCGAGGTGCGTACCACCAATCGCTTTAAGAACATCCTGGGAACGCTCCCCAAGGACTGGCGAGTCCCATTGGAGATTCGCCGCGATTCGCAACGACGCACTCTGCTAATTCGATTGGATGGCGTGCATACCGATCAAGAGTTGGCAGAACTCGTGAGCTCTGGCTTAGGCGGGAAGGAGGATCCACACTCGCAAGAAACACCGTCAGAGAGCGAGCAGGATACCCAGGAGAAGAAAAGCGAGCTGCCCACAGACGACGAGGATTCCCCAGCATCGAAAAACGGCCAGGAGTCTCCCCTCGATACCAACAAGCTTGCCAAGTCGATGATTGTGCCGCGCGAGGGTTTTGCAAACTACTACTTCAATGCTCAACAGCAAAACGCCATCTGGCAACGAACCCAGACGCAAGCTAGTGTACTTCGCTCTGAGGATGCCGACGCTGCCCAAACATGGCAACTTTCAGGCCAGCTAGCGGGGGAACCCACCCCCATCGAAGTCGAGTTGGGAGCAGCGGCGGCCAAGCTGAAAATTGGTTCCCGAGTACTGGCAACCAACGAATCCGACTCGGTCGCTGACATCGTGGGAAAACGCAATGAGGGAGGTTTGGTCGTAGCCCTTCGCGCCCTCAAGGAGTATGTCGAAAACGGTCCTCAACTCCTGGGGGATACGATCTATCTCGGCAAAATCCCCGTGTATATGGGCCGCGATACTCAGCTCAAGGAACAGCCCCGCATGGAGGTCTTGCAGACGCTGTGGTACGACGCCAAGGTTCGTATGAGTTTTACCAGCCAATCGGGCTTGCCAAGCTTGATCGAAGTTTTTGGGGATGCAGGACAGGATCCCGTTGAAGTCTACATCGACCAAGTGGCCCCGCTAGAACTCACTCGTGAAGGCGAAGCTTCGCAGCTCAACTTCCCCACGCGACTGCGTCTCCAATATGGAACCGAACCGCTGCTGCTTATGGAACTCAAGTCGTTGGCGATTACCGACACTCCAACCGCTCCCGCCGAGGCCTTGCCATGA
- a CDS encoding S1C family serine protease, producing MNIPSRLRSRADDSILFRKPQQPGLWLGCCSVLWLAIAPVAPLRGDEPQQLGSVNEVAVSAELKTVKLYGAGGFRGLDAYQSGMLVSAEGHILTVWSTVLDVEKVVAIASDGSRFEAEVQGIDPNLEIAILATGQPTQHYFDLNQATEPQIGDRVLALSNLFGIATGSEMSSIQKGVIMARTELNARRGSFPSVYQGPVAIIDAMTNNPGAAGGALITFQGQLVGMLGKELRDSEANIWLNYAIPIAQLRASVQDLIAGKAIARTNATRSPSDRPVDLGKLGVVMVPNVLAKTPAYVDMIHPDSPAAHGGLQNDDLILFVNSIRVVSQSALNSELKYLDRGDEISLLVQRGSELKEIILTPQ from the coding sequence ATGAATATCCCAAGTCGCCTCCGCTCGCGGGCTGACGATTCGATTCTATTTCGCAAGCCCCAACAGCCTGGACTGTGGCTGGGCTGCTGCAGCGTGTTGTGGCTTGCCATCGCCCCTGTCGCACCGCTGCGCGGCGACGAGCCCCAACAGCTCGGTAGCGTCAATGAGGTGGCTGTTTCCGCAGAGTTGAAAACCGTCAAACTCTATGGGGCAGGGGGCTTCCGCGGCTTGGATGCCTACCAAAGCGGTATGTTGGTGTCGGCGGAAGGCCATATACTCACGGTGTGGAGTACGGTTCTGGATGTTGAGAAAGTCGTCGCCATCGCTAGCGATGGAAGCCGCTTTGAAGCGGAAGTTCAGGGCATCGACCCCAATCTGGAAATCGCCATCCTTGCTACGGGGCAACCAACGCAGCACTACTTCGACCTCAATCAAGCGACGGAACCGCAGATCGGAGATCGAGTCCTGGCCCTCAGCAATCTGTTTGGCATCGCGACTGGCAGCGAAATGTCCAGCATCCAAAAGGGTGTGATCATGGCGCGCACCGAGCTGAACGCCCGACGCGGTTCGTTTCCCTCGGTCTACCAAGGTCCAGTCGCCATCATTGACGCCATGACGAATAATCCGGGCGCCGCTGGTGGTGCCTTGATAACCTTTCAGGGCCAGCTGGTCGGAATGCTAGGTAAAGAATTGCGAGATAGCGAGGCTAACATCTGGTTGAACTACGCAATCCCGATTGCTCAATTGCGTGCCTCGGTACAAGATCTTATCGCTGGAAAGGCCATTGCGCGAACCAACGCCACCCGCTCCCCCTCCGATCGCCCTGTCGATTTGGGGAAATTGGGAGTAGTCATGGTTCCCAATGTCCTTGCCAAGACCCCTGCCTATGTCGACATGATCCATCCCGATTCTCCTGCAGCCCACGGCGGTTTGCAAAACGACGATCTCATCTTGTTCGTCAATTCCATCCGTGTCGTTTCTCAGTCGGCGTTGAACTCCGAATTGAAATACCTCGACCGAGGTGATGAAATCTCCCTGCTCGTTCAGCGTGGCAGCGAACTCAAAGAAATCATTTTGACTCCTCAGTAA